A genomic stretch from Chitinophaga agri includes:
- a CDS encoding glycosyl hydrolase family 18 protein, translating to MKVNFTFRSALLYHYVRHALLLLVLLLGLYPVMAQVSPQVPATTKNHTKQVIGYITQWDAWKDVAGIVPKGGYNQLNVDYSQYTILNFSFFGVAKDGSLHSGDFRNKNIYQVGAVQEPGALVNEDIYSSWDMFLLYGELDAPLYYITDGSYAYTLGYRNEGSGWKNVNTGKTGAFPLSVPKQGGAQGVLDLAHSKGVKVMASIGGWSMCKHYPEMAADATKRAKFVAGCVELINMGFDGIDFDWEYPNDPGMNIERYSAADYTNFAALVEAVRAAIGPNKLITAAFAASPAKLQGFDWGRLNNSMNYYNMMTYDYNGGWSNKAGHNAPLYDYPGAEYTNFSIDATVKALRALGVNMSKVNIGAPFYGRGVVTSGTAALNAATTKRAETVQPDGPIQTCADYTNWAKDLWDGTPNYSYILQQTASGWTEGWDDVAKVPYKTKGNYFLSYDNERSVGEKAKYIKDNSLAGVIIWQVYGDMLNMTSSTVAKGKLIYCPNTTSPLVNKINAVFADGTTPVNQPPVVSLTAPAANAAFTSPASITVSANATDSDGSIRRVQFYNGTTSLGIDSVSPYSISWSNVAAGTYSITAVATDNSGATTTSAAVSVTVNNGTNPPVDNGKVIVGYWQNWNLAAAPYIRLRDVDSRYNVIEVAFGTTGSDYSTVSFTPEGTTVADFKADIATLQSQGRKVLLSLGGETGTLVINTAANKQSFITSMKNLLDTYNFDGFDLDIEGGISLQLNSGDNNFMSPTTPKVVNLIAAVKEIIAYRKGQGKNCLLTMAPETYYLQTAYGSTYSPLVGAYLPIVYGLRNELSWIQPQLYNTGSVMGLDNKVYNSTTADFIVSMTEMLLQGFPVSGTSQTFPALREDQVAFGLPAAPGAAGSGYTTPAEVKKALNYLTKGQSYGGTYVLRKATGYAGLRGIMTWSVNWDKVNGSEFAANYYPYFFGTNPGNQSPVVSITSPAAGTTFTAPAAITINASASDADGTITKVEFYNGTTKLGEDATSPYTYSWTNVAAGTYSLKAVATDNGGAVTTSAAVSVTVNGTGGNTCDGIAAWSATIAYTNGQQVVYNSKVYTAQWWTQGDQPDTHSGAGQVWVYVRDCGGTNPGNQAPAVSITAPAAGTSFTAPATVTITASASDADGTVAKVEFYNGSTKLGEATASPYTYAWTNVATGTYSITAKATDNGGAATTSAAVAVQVGSGNTGNCAGVATYQTYPKVYNQGDKVVYNGILYESQSNGLYNVTPGTADWWWKPLGACGAAARVAAVSPVPDAVADNGKLVVFPNPLTGAVLKVQINALQGEKVLIELWSTSGQAILRKQVTAGAKGPQTIDLDVSQVPSGNWILKTSNQQSGRKAAAKVVRL from the coding sequence ATGAAAGTAAATTTTACCTTTCGTAGCGCGTTGCTTTACCATTATGTAAGGCATGCACTCCTGCTATTAGTGCTCCTGCTGGGATTGTATCCCGTTATGGCACAGGTTAGCCCGCAGGTGCCGGCTACCACTAAAAACCACACCAAGCAGGTGATAGGCTATATCACCCAGTGGGATGCCTGGAAGGACGTTGCCGGTATCGTTCCTAAAGGCGGCTATAATCAGCTGAACGTGGATTATTCGCAGTACACTATCCTTAACTTTTCTTTCTTCGGTGTAGCCAAAGATGGTTCCTTACACAGCGGGGACTTTCGTAACAAGAACATCTACCAGGTAGGCGCGGTACAGGAGCCAGGCGCACTGGTAAACGAGGATATCTATAGCAGCTGGGACATGTTCCTGCTTTACGGTGAACTCGATGCGCCCCTGTATTACATCACTGATGGTAGTTATGCCTATACCCTCGGCTACCGTAATGAAGGTAGCGGATGGAAAAACGTCAACACCGGCAAAACCGGTGCATTCCCTTTATCTGTACCCAAACAGGGTGGCGCGCAGGGCGTGCTTGACCTGGCACATTCCAAAGGGGTAAAAGTAATGGCTTCTATCGGTGGATGGAGCATGTGTAAACACTATCCTGAAATGGCAGCAGATGCGACTAAACGCGCAAAATTTGTTGCCGGTTGCGTGGAACTGATCAATATGGGCTTTGATGGTATCGACTTCGACTGGGAGTATCCGAACGATCCGGGTATGAACATTGAAAGATACAGCGCTGCCGATTACACCAACTTCGCAGCACTGGTTGAAGCCGTAAGAGCAGCTATCGGCCCGAATAAACTGATCACAGCTGCATTCGCCGCTTCTCCGGCCAAACTGCAGGGATTTGACTGGGGCCGTCTTAATAATTCCATGAATTATTATAACATGATGACCTACGACTATAACGGCGGTTGGTCTAACAAAGCGGGTCATAATGCCCCCCTGTACGATTATCCGGGTGCTGAATACACTAACTTCTCTATAGATGCTACTGTAAAGGCACTGAGAGCGCTTGGTGTGAATATGTCCAAGGTAAATATCGGTGCGCCTTTCTATGGTCGTGGCGTAGTTACCTCAGGTACGGCTGCGCTGAACGCTGCAACGACAAAGCGCGCTGAAACCGTGCAGCCGGATGGGCCTATCCAGACCTGCGCTGACTACACCAACTGGGCGAAAGACCTGTGGGATGGTACGCCTAACTACAGCTACATCCTGCAGCAGACAGCTTCCGGCTGGACAGAAGGATGGGATGATGTAGCCAAGGTGCCTTACAAAACCAAAGGCAACTACTTCCTGAGCTATGATAACGAACGCTCAGTCGGAGAGAAAGCCAAATACATCAAAGATAATTCCCTGGCAGGTGTGATCATCTGGCAGGTATACGGAGATATGCTGAACATGACCAGCAGTACTGTCGCAAAAGGGAAACTGATCTATTGCCCGAATACGACGTCACCACTGGTGAATAAGATCAATGCCGTTTTTGCGGATGGTACCACACCAGTGAACCAGCCCCCGGTTGTAAGTCTGACAGCTCCTGCTGCGAACGCTGCCTTTACTTCACCCGCCAGCATCACTGTCAGCGCTAATGCCACAGACAGCGATGGTAGTATCAGAAGAGTACAGTTCTATAATGGTACGACCAGTCTGGGTATTGATTCTGTATCTCCCTATAGCATTTCCTGGAGCAACGTTGCTGCCGGTACCTACAGCATCACTGCCGTGGCGACCGATAACAGTGGTGCGACCACTACATCCGCCGCCGTATCAGTAACAGTGAACAATGGAACAAATCCTCCGGTAGATAACGGTAAAGTGATCGTTGGATACTGGCAGAACTGGAACCTCGCGGCAGCTCCCTACATCCGTCTGCGTGATGTGGACAGCCGTTATAATGTGATTGAAGTAGCCTTTGGTACAACAGGCAGTGATTACTCTACTGTGAGCTTCACGCCGGAAGGCACAACCGTTGCCGACTTCAAAGCGGATATTGCCACACTCCAGTCACAGGGCAGGAAAGTACTGCTGTCACTGGGTGGTGAAACCGGCACACTGGTGATCAATACAGCCGCTAACAAGCAGTCATTCATTACAAGTATGAAGAACCTGCTGGATACTTACAACTTCGACGGGTTTGACCTGGATATCGAAGGTGGTATCTCTTTACAGCTGAACAGTGGTGATAACAACTTCATGTCACCTACTACGCCTAAAGTGGTGAACCTGATCGCAGCCGTGAAAGAGATCATTGCCTACCGTAAAGGGCAGGGTAAAAACTGCCTGCTGACCATGGCACCTGAAACATATTATTTACAGACAGCCTATGGTTCTACTTACTCACCGCTTGTGGGTGCGTACCTGCCTATTGTCTACGGTTTACGTAACGAGTTATCCTGGATCCAGCCACAGTTATATAACACCGGTTCTGTAATGGGACTCGATAACAAAGTATACAATTCCACTACCGCTGACTTCATTGTATCTATGACAGAGATGTTGTTACAGGGTTTCCCTGTATCAGGTACCAGTCAGACGTTCCCTGCACTGCGTGAAGACCAGGTAGCTTTTGGTTTGCCTGCTGCGCCTGGTGCTGCCGGTAGTGGTTATACCACGCCTGCTGAGGTGAAGAAAGCGCTGAACTATCTGACCAAAGGACAATCTTATGGTGGTACCTATGTATTGCGTAAAGCAACTGGCTATGCTGGTCTGCGTGGTATCATGACCTGGTCAGTGAACTGGGATAAAGTGAACGGCAGTGAATTTGCTGCTAATTACTATCCCTATTTCTTCGGTACAAATCCTGGTAATCAGTCACCCGTAGTGAGCATCACCTCACCTGCAGCCGGCACTACCTTCACAGCACCTGCAGCTATTACGATCAATGCAAGTGCTTCGGATGCAGATGGCACCATCACGAAGGTTGAGTTCTACAATGGCACTACCAAATTAGGAGAGGATGCTACGTCTCCCTACACTTACAGCTGGACAAACGTAGCGGCCGGTACTTACAGTCTGAAGGCGGTTGCTACTGACAATGGCGGTGCTGTTACAACCTCCGCTGCAGTATCAGTGACAGTGAATGGTACAGGTGGTAATACCTGCGATGGTATTGCTGCGTGGTCAGCTACTATTGCATATACAAACGGGCAGCAGGTAGTATATAACAGTAAGGTGTATACTGCACAGTGGTGGACACAGGGCGATCAGCCCGATACACATAGCGGCGCGGGTCAGGTGTGGGTATATGTACGTGACTGTGGCGGTACCAATCCTGGCAATCAGGCGCCAGCGGTAAGCATTACAGCTCCGGCAGCTGGTACAAGCTTCACTGCCCCTGCTACTGTAACGATCACAGCCAGTGCATCCGATGCAGATGGTACGGTCGCCAAAGTGGAATTCTACAACGGCAGTACGAAACTGGGAGAAGCGACCGCGAGTCCATATACTTATGCCTGGACCAATGTAGCGACCGGTACTTACAGTATAACCGCGAAGGCTACAGATAATGGCGGTGCTGCTACAACGAGTGCAGCGGTGGCCGTACAGGTAGGTAGCGGCAATACAGGTAATTGTGCAGGAGTAGCTACTTATCAGACATATCCTAAAGTGTACAACCAGGGTGATAAAGTGGTCTACAACGGCATCCTGTATGAAAGTCAGTCTAACGGACTGTATAACGTAACACCGGGTACTGCTGACTGGTGGTGGAAGCCGCTGGGGGCCTGTGGGGCGGCAGCAAGAGTAGCAGCCGTGTCTCCGGTACCTGATGCAGTAGCCGACAATGGTAAACTGGTAGTATTCCCTAATCCGCTGACAGGTGCTGTTCTGAAAGTGCAGATCAATGCATTGCAGGGCGAGAAGGTGCTGATCGAGTTATGGAGTACCAGCGGCCAGGCTATTCTGCGCAAACAGGTCACAGCAGGTGCTAAAGGTCCGCAAACGATTGATCTGGATGTGTCTCAGGTACCGTCAGGTAACTGGATACTGAAGACCAGCAATCAGCAGAGTGGCCGTAAAGCTGCTGCGAAAGTAGTTCGCCTGTAA
- a CDS encoding T9SS type A sorting domain-containing protein, whose amino-acid sequence MTCLLLAGSIPVFSQVGIYGGGPIYKNRSYSINELRNSGYTVVVVWTIHIDASGNFNFNAEFPLIQNGTYIGASSYPNFVDDMARLKSAPTTINRLEFCLSAWGSATFTNIKNLINAQGTGSTSTLYKNFQALRNTFPMVDAIGFDDESAYDVSSATALAVMLGNLGFKVSLVPYTNASYWTSVATNTNNQRPGTVDRVDLQCYAGGAGNSPCNWNFGSIPVYAGLWDAEKTTSQVQSQLNTWKNSCNARVQGGFMWLYDDIDNSPQTAAYATAIRNVFGGGTLSTAAVTFYRDCNYGGLAISLPTGDYTLSRLQSFGIRNDDISSVTVNSGYSTRLYQNDNYGGTSLALTASNACLVAAGWNDLASSLIVRSGSGARVAEDPSVQKSIIPVIPIAGNFTLYPNPVASELRWQAGVDLTGAQLQIFDLSGKLIRSARNVANRLDVSGLHTGVYTLVIRSNGSVITRQFVKQ is encoded by the coding sequence ATGACCTGCCTGCTCCTGGCAGGAAGCATCCCTGTCTTTTCGCAGGTGGGGATATATGGTGGCGGGCCCATTTACAAAAACCGTAGTTACTCTATTAACGAACTGAGAAATTCAGGTTATACCGTTGTCGTGGTATGGACCATTCACATTGATGCCAGCGGTAATTTTAACTTCAATGCGGAGTTCCCGCTGATACAGAACGGTACATACATTGGCGCCAGTTCCTATCCGAACTTCGTGGATGATATGGCGAGATTAAAATCAGCGCCTACTACCATTAATAGGTTAGAGTTCTGTCTTAGTGCATGGGGTTCTGCTACTTTTACCAATATTAAAAACCTGATCAATGCACAGGGCACCGGAAGTACCAGTACATTGTACAAGAACTTCCAGGCACTGCGCAATACATTCCCGATGGTAGATGCTATCGGGTTTGACGATGAAAGTGCCTATGATGTCAGCTCAGCGACCGCACTGGCGGTGATGCTGGGTAACCTTGGCTTTAAGGTGAGCCTTGTACCCTATACGAATGCCAGCTACTGGACAAGCGTTGCTACCAATACTAATAACCAGCGGCCCGGTACAGTAGATCGCGTAGACCTGCAATGTTATGCAGGCGGTGCCGGCAATTCTCCCTGCAACTGGAACTTTGGAAGCATACCGGTGTATGCAGGACTGTGGGATGCAGAAAAAACCACCTCACAGGTACAGAGCCAGCTCAATACCTGGAAGAACAGCTGTAATGCGCGTGTTCAGGGTGGGTTTATGTGGTTGTATGACGATATAGATAACAGCCCGCAAACAGCTGCCTATGCGACCGCTATCAGGAATGTGTTTGGCGGTGGTACGTTGAGTACAGCAGCGGTTACGTTTTATCGTGACTGCAATTACGGTGGGCTGGCGATTAGTTTGCCGACAGGTGACTATACCTTATCCCGGTTACAATCCTTCGGCATCCGCAATGACGATATTTCTTCTGTAACGGTCAATAGCGGATATAGCACACGTTTATATCAGAATGACAACTATGGAGGCACCTCACTGGCGCTGACGGCCAGTAACGCATGCCTGGTGGCAGCCGGCTGGAATGACCTGGCCAGTTCACTGATCGTACGTTCCGGCAGTGGCGCAAGAGTAGCAGAAGATCCGTCTGTACAGAAAAGCATTATACCAGTCATACCTATAGCCGGGAACTTCACACTCTATCCAAACCCTGTAGCCAGCGAACTAAGATGGCAGGCTGGCGTTGACCTGACAGGTGCACAGCTGCAGATATTTGATCTTAGTGGAAAGCTGATCAGATCTGCGCGGAATGTTGCTAACAGACTGGATGTATCGGGACTGCATACAGGTGTGTATACCCTGGTGATCCGTAGCAACGGAAGCGTTATCACACGGCAGTTTGTAAAGCAATAG
- a CDS encoding glycosyl hydrolase family 18 protein, whose translation MKAKNWIKAGLLFAAVLLLSTQTFAQFKVVGYMPSWAGSVSAIQYSKLTHINYAFALPTSTGGLQPIENPSKLSSLVSSGHANGVKVLIAIGGWNNGDDGAFESLAANATYRTNFVNTVMNFVNQYGLDGVDMDWEYPDAGASANNYLLLMQQLSTALHNQGKLLTAAVVGTGGASILNGVFNVVDFLNLMAYDYNNYEHSTYNYASQSLTYWKGRGLPASKAVLGVPFYARPSWNSYATLLANGASPNSDYFGSDYYNGLPTIRSKTNLAYDQGGGIMMWELSQDATGANSLLSAIYQVKVDRSGTNPPATSTLIQAENYTSMSGVQVEATTDAGGGSNVGYIETADWMAYANINFPTSGAYLVEYRVASQSTGGQLSLDLNSGSTVLGYLNVPVTGGWQTWTTISHTVNVTAGTYSLGVYAQSGGWNINWIRITKVASAAASTTAVASVKEQLPANQVVEKAPLLFPNPVATSLNLRGDFNQPGGIITIYDLNGKQVLNAKGGVTNISVDALPAGTYLLVYIKGEKRVTQKFVKK comes from the coding sequence ATGAAAGCTAAAAATTGGATAAAGGCAGGTCTGCTGTTTGCAGCAGTATTGTTGCTGTCCACACAGACTTTTGCACAGTTTAAGGTAGTCGGCTATATGCCTTCCTGGGCTGGTAGCGTAAGCGCCATCCAGTATAGTAAACTGACGCATATTAACTACGCCTTTGCCTTGCCTACATCCACCGGTGGCCTGCAGCCAATTGAAAACCCGTCCAAGTTGTCCAGCCTTGTGAGCAGCGGTCATGCCAACGGCGTGAAAGTGCTGATCGCTATCGGCGGATGGAATAACGGAGATGACGGTGCATTTGAATCACTGGCGGCCAACGCTACATACCGGACCAATTTTGTGAATACTGTGATGAATTTCGTCAATCAGTATGGTCTGGATGGTGTGGATATGGACTGGGAATACCCCGATGCAGGTGCATCAGCCAACAACTACCTGTTATTGATGCAACAGCTGTCAACAGCGTTGCACAACCAGGGAAAACTGCTCACAGCAGCAGTTGTAGGTACTGGTGGTGCCAGCATACTTAACGGTGTATTTAACGTAGTTGATTTCCTTAACCTCATGGCTTATGACTATAATAATTACGAACACTCCACTTACAACTATGCGTCTCAGTCGCTGACTTACTGGAAGGGCAGAGGGCTGCCTGCATCCAAGGCAGTGTTAGGCGTACCGTTCTATGCGCGTCCTTCCTGGAACAGTTATGCTACATTACTGGCAAACGGAGCAAGTCCAAATTCTGACTACTTCGGCAGTGATTATTATAACGGACTTCCTACCATCAGAAGTAAAACTAACCTGGCATATGATCAGGGAGGTGGAATTATGATGTGGGAGCTTTCACAGGATGCCACCGGTGCGAATTCGTTACTGAGCGCTATCTATCAGGTAAAAGTAGACCGTAGCGGAACGAATCCTCCGGCTACAAGCACCCTCATCCAGGCAGAAAATTATACCTCCATGTCAGGCGTACAGGTAGAAGCAACTACTGACGCAGGCGGTGGCTCAAATGTAGGTTACATTGAGACCGCAGACTGGATGGCTTATGCAAACATCAACTTCCCGACTTCCGGCGCTTATCTGGTAGAATACAGAGTAGCCAGCCAGAGCACGGGAGGTCAGTTGTCACTTGACCTGAACTCTGGCTCTACTGTGCTGGGTTACCTGAACGTGCCGGTGACCGGCGGATGGCAGACCTGGACTACGATCTCACATACGGTAAATGTAACAGCAGGCACTTACTCACTGGGCGTTTACGCACAGTCAGGCGGATGGAATATCAACTGGATCCGCATCACCAAAGTGGCTTCCGCTGCTGCGAGTACAACCGCTGTTGCCAGTGTGAAAGAGCAGTTACCAGCCAACCAGGTAGTTGAAAAAGCCCCATTACTCTTCCCGAATCCTGTAGCAACTTCTCTCAACCTGAGAGGTGACTTCAACCAGCCGGGCGGTATCATTACCATTTATGATCTGAATGGTAAACAGGTACTGAATGCGAAAGGTGGTGTTACCAATATCAGTGTTGATGCACTTCCTGCCGGTACATACCTGTTGGTATATATCAAAGGTGAGAAGAGAGTGACGCAGAAATTCGTGAAAAAATAA
- a CDS encoding carbohydrate-binding protein, translating to MMRSLKMSLMLTAGLALGSSVASAQNWQLVWQDEFTNSISSDWVFETGTGSGGWGNNELEYYRRENATIENGQLVITAKQESFGGMNYTSARMKTQGKKSWTYGKIEARIAMPSFQGSWPAFWMLGDNITTVGWPSCGEIDIMEHVNTDANVHGTVHWTGSNNAYASYGSSTPVAVTGYHVYSIEWDANTIKWFVDGVQFNVINIAGNVGGTEEFHRSFFVLLNFAIGGNWPGFTVNNSALPAKMYVDYVRVYQNAGGGGNPFSTTIQAESYSSMSGVQTETTTDAGGGSNVGYIETGDWMAYPSVTIPTTGTYRVEYRVASQSGGGRLSLDVNAGASILGYLDIPSTGGWQNWTTVSHDVTINAGTYNFGIFAQAGGWNINWFRITKL from the coding sequence ATGATGCGATCATTGAAAATGTCCCTCATGTTAACCGCTGGCCTGGCACTTGGCTCGAGTGTCGCGTCAGCCCAGAACTGGCAGCTGGTCTGGCAGGATGAATTTACCAACAGTATCAGCTCCGACTGGGTATTTGAAACCGGCACCGGTTCCGGTGGCTGGGGAAACAATGAACTGGAGTATTATCGCCGCGAAAATGCGACCATCGAAAATGGTCAGCTGGTCATTACAGCAAAGCAGGAAAGCTTCGGCGGCATGAACTACACTTCCGCTCGTATGAAAACCCAGGGCAAAAAATCATGGACATACGGTAAGATCGAAGCCCGTATAGCCATGCCATCTTTTCAGGGCTCATGGCCCGCATTCTGGATGCTGGGAGATAATATCACTACCGTAGGATGGCCTTCCTGTGGCGAGATCGATATTATGGAACACGTCAATACCGATGCAAACGTGCATGGTACCGTACACTGGACCGGCAGCAATAATGCCTATGCTTCCTATGGCAGCTCCACACCGGTTGCTGTGACCGGCTATCATGTGTACAGCATTGAGTGGGATGCCAATACCATTAAATGGTTCGTAGACGGCGTACAGTTTAACGTCATCAACATTGCCGGCAACGTAGGCGGCACAGAAGAGTTTCACAGGAGTTTCTTTGTCCTGCTGAACTTCGCTATCGGCGGTAACTGGCCGGGCTTTACAGTGAATAACAGCGCGCTCCCCGCAAAAATGTACGTGGACTACGTACGTGTATATCAGAACGCTGGCGGCGGGGGCAATCCATTTTCCACGACTATTCAGGCCGAATCTTATAGCTCTATGTCCGGCGTACAGACAGAGACCACTACTGACGCAGGCGGAGGCTCCAATGTCGGTTACATTGAAACAGGTGACTGGATGGCCTATCCATCAGTGACCATTCCTACTACCGGTACCTACCGGGTCGAATACCGTGTAGCCAGCCAGAGTGGCGGCGGACGTTTATCGCTTGACGTTAATGCAGGCGCAAGCATACTCGGTTACCTGGACATCCCTTCTACAGGCGGATGGCAGAACTGGACAACCGTTTCACACGATGTGACCATTAATGCCGGCACTTATAATTTCGGCATTTTCGCCCAGGCCGGCGGATGGAACATTAACTGGTTCCGTATCACCAAATTGTAA
- a CDS encoding T9SS type A sorting domain-containing protein, with protein sequence MSKMLKYIAGTSMALLAASVTFAQQKEPYRLGTPAGLLQDIRTQAAKPHARLVSAAELKVGAGTVLTGKVNARHTDGKNMESVIGEIENVPGSSFFLQVKDGAVTGNIILRNAKKGYKYYTDNTGTAFVKEVALDSLLCIDYNKAPDEPGGRTASAGDVALALPELQSRPGANGVVLLDFDGQYVSGTLWNNGNPINAAAANLTEAQQLEVWELVSEDFRPFNLNITNSEAVYNSYPANRRMRCIFTPTNTAAPGAGGVAYIGSFNWGNETPCWVFNGGVKGAGDAASHEVGHTFGLGHDGRTSPSEGYYAGHGSWAPIMGVGYYVPVVQWSKGEYASANQLEDDLAKIASSTYGVGYRADDAGGTIGSAAALAIGSGGAVNTAGVIERTADVDFYSFTTSGGAVSLNFATPTRHPNLDIQATLYNSGGGVIATSNPAGLSASISASVGAGTFYVAVTGVGADNPLNTGYSNYGSLGSYAITGTIGAASANAATVYKDCNYGGYAVTLSPGSYTLSQLQAKGVINDDISSLKVSSGYEVILYQDDNFGGAAYVFRGDFSCLVNLSVNGAPLNLNDWTSSVIVQPSTAAAARTTGTIQYIEKISNEVPAESKLGATLNILPNPFVNEVVVRTTATTKEGYLYVSVFSLDGKTVLPLKRIVNGERVNLSNVSTGVYLIKIFNGKDTEIRKIIKQ encoded by the coding sequence ATGAGCAAAATGCTAAAATATATAGCCGGTACATCAATGGCGTTACTGGCAGCTTCTGTCACTTTTGCACAGCAAAAGGAACCCTATCGTCTTGGTACACCTGCCGGACTCCTGCAGGATATACGTACACAGGCCGCAAAACCGCATGCCCGACTGGTAAGTGCAGCCGAACTGAAAGTAGGTGCCGGCACTGTGCTGACTGGTAAAGTAAATGCACGTCATACAGATGGAAAGAATATGGAGTCAGTGATCGGGGAAATAGAAAATGTTCCCGGTTCCTCTTTTTTCCTGCAGGTAAAGGATGGTGCTGTAACAGGTAACATTATACTGCGTAATGCGAAAAAAGGGTATAAGTATTATACCGACAATACGGGTACTGCTTTCGTAAAAGAAGTAGCACTGGATTCATTATTATGTATTGATTATAATAAGGCACCGGATGAACCAGGAGGAAGGACGGCCAGCGCAGGTGATGTAGCACTGGCCCTGCCTGAACTGCAGAGCCGTCCCGGTGCGAATGGTGTTGTACTGCTGGACTTTGACGGACAGTATGTTTCAGGTACCCTATGGAACAACGGTAATCCTATCAACGCAGCAGCAGCTAACCTTACGGAAGCCCAACAGCTGGAAGTGTGGGAGCTGGTAAGTGAAGACTTCCGTCCGTTTAACCTGAATATCACCAACAGTGAAGCGGTGTACAACAGCTATCCTGCCAACAGGAGAATGCGTTGCATCTTTACGCCCACCAATACGGCGGCTCCGGGAGCAGGTGGTGTAGCGTATATCGGTTCCTTCAACTGGGGAAATGAAACACCTTGCTGGGTATTTAATGGTGGCGTGAAAGGTGCAGGCGATGCAGCTTCCCATGAAGTAGGCCATACCTTCGGTCTGGGCCATGATGGACGTACCAGTCCATCAGAAGGTTACTATGCTGGTCATGGTAGCTGGGCGCCTATTATGGGTGTTGGTTATTATGTGCCGGTTGTACAGTGGAGCAAGGGCGAGTACGCCAGTGCCAACCAGCTGGAAGATGACCTGGCAAAGATTGCCAGCAGTACTTATGGAGTAGGCTACAGAGCAGATGATGCAGGTGGCACGATCGGTTCAGCAGCAGCACTGGCTATAGGCAGTGGTGGTGCTGTGAATACAGCCGGTGTGATCGAGCGTACGGCTGATGTGGATTTCTACAGCTTTACGACCAGTGGCGGTGCGGTGTCACTGAACTTTGCAACACCTACCCGTCATCCAAATCTGGATATCCAGGCTACATTATATAATAGTGGAGGTGGTGTTATCGCAACCAGTAACCCTGCTGGCTTGTCAGCATCCATCAGTGCTTCTGTTGGTGCGGGCACTTTCTATGTAGCGGTTACAGGCGTTGGTGCCGATAATCCGCTGAACACGGGTTATTCTAACTATGGGTCATTAGGTAGTTATGCGATCACAGGAACGATCGGAGCGGCATCAGCGAATGCGGCTACTGTATATAAAGACTGTAACTATGGTGGCTATGCGGTAACGTTATCACCAGGTAGCTATACCTTGTCTCAGTTGCAGGCAAAAGGAGTGATCAATGATGATATTTCTTCCCTGAAAGTGTCCAGTGGTTACGAAGTGATTCTGTATCAGGATGATAACTTCGGTGGCGCTGCCTACGTGTTCAGAGGAGATTTCTCCTGTCTGGTGAACCTGAGTGTGAATGGCGCACCGCTTAACCTGAACGACTGGACATCATCTGTTATTGTACAGCCATCTACAGCGGCAGCTGCGCGTACCACTGGTACTATACAATACATAGAGAAGATCAGCAACGAGGTACCGGCTGAAAGCAAACTGGGTGCTACCCTGAATATATTGCCGAATCCGTTTGTGAATGAAGTAGTGGTGAGAACAACCGCAACTACGAAGGAAGGTTATCTGTATGTAAGCGTATTCTCACTGGATGGTAAAACAGTGTTACCGCTGAAACGTATCGTAAACGGAGAAAGGGTGAATCTGTCAAACGTTAGTACCGGCGTTTACCTGATCAAGATCTTTAACGGTAAAGATACTGAGATAAGGAAGATCATCAAGCAGTAG
- a CDS encoding RNA polymerase sigma factor, producing the protein MNTQDVELVIKLLQDDVTAFDALYWKYHQAVYRNIFKFVKEPIATEDILQEVYARLWEKRRDINAGQSVAGWLFVISFNLSVDFLRKKLREHTFHKELYNLNIQGTDWEDNPEAYEEQYHLLGEAISQLSPKKQKIVTLCKLEGKTYDEVADELKISRNTVKEHLSIAMTRINEYIQKNKEHKYVLLLLLFMKN; encoded by the coding sequence ATGAATACACAAGATGTCGAGTTAGTAATCAAATTATTGCAAGATGATGTAACAGCCTTTGATGCCCTGTACTGGAAATACCACCAGGCAGTCTACCGGAATATTTTCAAGTTTGTTAAAGAACCCATTGCAACAGAAGATATTTTGCAGGAGGTCTATGCCCGGTTATGGGAAAAGAGGAGAGATATCAATGCTGGTCAGTCCGTTGCTGGCTGGTTATTTGTGATCAGTTTCAACCTATCGGTAGATTTCCTCCGAAAAAAACTACGTGAGCATACGTTTCACAAAGAGTTATACAATCTGAACATCCAGGGAACCGACTGGGAGGATAATCCTGAGGCTTACGAAGAGCAGTACCACCTGCTGGGAGAAGCCATCTCACAGTTGTCGCCCAAGAAGCAAAAGATTGTGACCCTGTGTAAACTTGAAGGTAAAACCTATGATGAAGTAGCAGATGAGCTGAAGATTTCCAGGAATACAGTAAAGGAACATTTGTCTATCGCAATGACCCGTATCAATGAGTACATTCAGAAGAACAAGGAGCACAAATATGTATTGTTGCTGCTGCTGTTCATGAAAAATTAG